A region of Edaphobacter acidisoli DNA encodes the following proteins:
- a CDS encoding PqqD family protein encodes MTSDRTRNCLRYRINDGVRNTLHVDSGTVLNITRGQLLRLNETASWMLRLLLNGRDAAEIVDQLAVESGARPEVIAQDARDFFEELKSLGVIEECSVSVASSDSQA; translated from the coding sequence ATGACATCAGACAGAACTCGAAATTGCCTAAGGTATCGAATCAACGACGGTGTACGCAACACTTTGCATGTAGACAGTGGAACCGTCCTCAACATCACGCGTGGCCAACTCCTGCGGCTGAACGAGACCGCATCATGGATGCTCCGACTTCTGCTGAACGGTAGAGATGCAGCGGAGATTGTGGATCAGCTGGCTGTGGAGTCCGGTGCGAGGCCCGAAGTAATCGCACAGGATGCAAGGGACTTCTTCGAAGAGCTCAAATCGTTGGGCGTCATTGAAGAATGCTCTGTGAGCGTTGCGTCTTCCGATAGTCAAGCATGA
- a CDS encoding lasso peptide biosynthesis B2 protein has product MGLLVFEAYVRLIAFDLYLRRGSFSALYERVRGCPVRIGVARLGSVERICAAVDLATIWYWKEVLCLQRSAATVCMLRKHGIPAELVIGAQSTPFKAHAWVEADGSVVNDKPYMPTKYTVLDRC; this is encoded by the coding sequence ATGGGTCTACTTGTCTTCGAGGCTTATGTTCGGCTGATTGCGTTTGATCTCTACCTGCGGAGAGGAAGTTTTTCCGCGCTCTATGAACGAGTGCGCGGCTGTCCAGTGAGAATAGGCGTGGCCAGACTTGGATCCGTTGAACGCATATGCGCCGCGGTTGATCTGGCAACCATCTGGTATTGGAAAGAAGTGCTCTGCCTGCAGCGCTCCGCCGCGACTGTTTGCATGTTGCGGAAGCACGGCATCCCTGCGGAATTAGTCATTGGCGCGCAATCAACTCCCTTCAAAGCGCACGCCTGGGTTGAAGCCGACGGGAGCGTGGTCAACGACAAACCCTACATGCCAACCAAGTATACGGTCCTCGATCGCTGTTAA
- a CDS encoding asparagine synthetase B family protein, translating to MSAQYGRWNFDGSVVGDIEQARALLSSYGPDGEEIYSSKGISILLRAFSTTEELVSKRQSLIAASGAVITWDGRLDNREELLSGLDGKVTITDGDVAIVRTAYERWQAGCFKKFSGDWAISIWNTREKTLLLARDVAGVRHLYYSMEGNSVTWSTILAPLVYGRRLTLDEAYIAGWLTSFPAAHLTPYVEVQSVPPGCFLEITSSRCLARRYWEFDGGQRITYRSDTDYEEHFRALFEQSIRRRLRANAPVLAELSGGMDSNAVVAMADLVTDKDSGKARVDTVSYYNDGEPNWDERPWFSGVEKRRGKTGLHIDSGSLSFEHTSSGEIALWPGAKNGASPLVDWMRLHGHRVVLSGIGGDEFLGGVPTPLPELEDLLARCRIRELARRLKAWTLVQRRPWIHLLRDAIAGFLPLALRPSDPRRQPTWLHPDFLKRNQPSLRIDQARLTIFSAMPSLQENLGALDRIARQLAATEICSVYPYEKRYPYLDRDLLEFLFSIPREQLVRPGERRSLMRRSLRGIVPDEILNRKRKAYVIKSPLAAIAREHKRLTQSNNELVTGALRIVATDSFMKVLEEAGQGKEIPVVPLLRALALERWLQSLRASGFLNGRSVQISLPEEVVTRLRSASSTKPSSLISTGV from the coding sequence ATGAGCGCACAGTACGGAAGATGGAACTTCGATGGCTCGGTTGTCGGCGATATCGAACAAGCTCGAGCACTGCTCTCGTCCTATGGTCCTGACGGCGAGGAGATCTACAGCAGCAAAGGAATATCCATTCTGCTCCGTGCGTTTTCGACGACCGAGGAACTGGTTTCGAAGCGCCAATCTCTCATCGCCGCATCCGGAGCGGTGATCACATGGGACGGCCGGCTCGACAATCGTGAAGAACTGTTAAGCGGACTTGACGGCAAAGTAACCATCACTGATGGAGATGTTGCCATCGTCCGGACCGCTTATGAGCGGTGGCAGGCCGGCTGTTTCAAAAAGTTCAGCGGAGATTGGGCCATCTCGATCTGGAACACAAGGGAGAAGACGCTTCTGCTGGCACGGGATGTTGCCGGAGTGCGGCATCTCTACTACTCGATGGAGGGTAATTCAGTCACATGGAGCACCATCCTGGCTCCGCTGGTCTATGGAAGACGGCTTACGTTGGACGAAGCGTACATCGCAGGATGGCTCACTTCGTTTCCAGCGGCGCACCTGACGCCCTACGTCGAGGTGCAGTCTGTTCCGCCCGGCTGCTTCCTGGAAATCACATCGAGCAGATGCCTGGCTCGTCGGTACTGGGAGTTTGATGGAGGACAGAGAATCACCTACCGCAGCGATACCGATTACGAGGAACACTTCCGGGCACTGTTCGAGCAATCAATTCGCAGAAGACTGCGAGCAAATGCCCCCGTCCTCGCCGAGTTGAGCGGCGGTATGGACTCCAATGCGGTCGTTGCGATGGCCGATCTGGTTACGGACAAAGATTCGGGCAAGGCGCGCGTCGACACGGTTTCCTACTACAACGACGGCGAACCGAATTGGGACGAACGGCCGTGGTTCAGCGGAGTGGAGAAGAGGCGCGGGAAGACTGGCCTGCATATCGACTCGGGATCGCTATCGTTTGAACACACCAGCTCTGGCGAGATCGCGCTTTGGCCGGGTGCGAAAAATGGCGCCTCACCACTGGTCGACTGGATGCGCCTGCATGGACATCGTGTGGTGCTTTCCGGTATCGGCGGAGATGAATTCCTGGGTGGTGTTCCGACGCCGTTGCCAGAACTTGAAGACTTGCTGGCACGATGTCGTATCCGAGAGCTGGCGCGACGCCTGAAAGCATGGACGCTCGTGCAGCGGAGGCCGTGGATTCATCTCCTACGAGATGCGATCGCAGGCTTTTTGCCACTCGCACTGCGCCCGTCTGACCCGAGGCGACAACCGACCTGGCTGCACCCTGATTTTCTGAAGCGGAACCAACCTTCTCTGAGAATCGATCAAGCTCGTTTGACGATCTTTAGTGCGATGCCGAGCTTGCAGGAGAACCTCGGCGCGCTCGACAGGATCGCGAGGCAACTGGCAGCAACGGAGATTTGCTCTGTATATCCCTACGAGAAACGCTATCCCTATCTTGACCGCGACCTGCTTGAGTTCTTGTTCAGCATTCCCCGCGAACAGTTGGTACGGCCTGGCGAACGCCGTTCCTTGATGCGTCGATCGCTCCGAGGTATCGTCCCTGACGAGATTCTCAACCGTAAACGCAAAGCGTATGTAATCAAGTCTCCATTAGCTGCAATTGCCAGGGAACACAAACGGCTTACCCAATCAAACAATGAGCTTGTCACAGGCGCGCTTCGAATCGTCGCGACAGACTCCTTTATGAAAGTCCTTGAAGAGGCTGGCCAGGGAAAAGAGATACCTGTCGTGCCACTGCTTCGTGCTCTAGCTCTCGAACGCTGGCTCCAGAGCTTGCGAGCCAGCGGTTTCCTGAATGGACGTTCCGTGCAGATCTCACTTCCTGAAGAAGTGGTGACGCGGCTGCGATCCGCTTCCTCGACCAAACCCTCCTCGCTCATCTCCACCGGAGTCTAA